In Ovis aries strain OAR_USU_Benz2616 breed Rambouillet chromosome 8, ARS-UI_Ramb_v3.0, whole genome shotgun sequence, a single window of DNA contains:
- the EEF1A1 gene encoding elongation factor 1-alpha 1 has product MGKEKTHINIVVIGHVDSGKSTTTGHLIYKCGGIDKRTIEKFEKEAAEMGKGSFKYAWVLDKLKAERERGITIDISLWKFETSKYYVTIIDAPGHRDFIKNMITGTSQADCAVLIVAAGVGEFEAGISKNGQTREHALLAYTLGVKQLIVGVNKMDSTEPPYSQKRYEEIVKEVSTYIKKIGYNPDTVAFVPISGWNGDNMLEPSANMPWFKGWKVTRKDGNASGTTLLEALDCILPPTRPTDKPLRLPLQDVYKIGGIGTVPVGRVETGVLKPGMVVTFAPVNVTTEVKSVEMHHEALSEALPGDNVGFNVKNVSVKDVRRGNVAGDSKNDPPMEAAGFTAQVIILNHPGQISAGYAPVLDCHTAHIACKFAELKEKIDRRSGKKLEDGPKFLKSGDAAIVDMVPGKPMCVESFSDYPPLGRFAVRDMRQTVAVGVIKAVDKKAAGAGKVTKSAQKAQKAK; this is encoded by the exons atgggaaaggagaagaCCCACATCAACATCGTTGTCATTGGGCACGTAGATTCAGGGAAGTCTACCACGACTGGCCATCTGATCTACAAATGTGGCGGGATCGACAAGAGAACAATTGAAAAGTTCGAGAAGGAGGCAGCCGAG ATGGGAAAGGGCTCCTTCAAATATGCCTGGGTCTTGGACAAACTGAAAGCTGAACGTGAGCGTGGTATTACCATTGATATCTCCCTGTGGAAGTTTGAGACCAGCAAGTACTATGTTACCATCATTGATGCCCCAGGACACAGAGACTTCATCAAAAACATGATTACAGGCACATCCCAG gcTGACTGTGCTGTCCTGATTGTTGCTGCTGGTGTTGGTGAATTTGAAGCCGGTATCTCCAAGAACGGGCAGACCCGTGAGCATGCCCTTCTGGCTTACACCCTGGGTGTGAAACAACTAATTGTTGGCGTTAACAAAATGGATTCTACTGAGCCACCCTATAGCCAGAAGAGATACGAGGAAATTGTTAAGGAAGTCAGCACCTACATTAAGAAAATTGGCTACAACCCCGACACAGTAGCATTTGTGCCAATTTCTGGCTGGAATGGTGACAACATGCTGGAGCCAAGTGCTAAT ATGCCATGGTTCAAGGGATGGAAAGTCACCCGTAAGGACGGCAATGCCAGTGGAACCACCCTGCTTGAAGCTCTGGATTGCATCCTGCCACCAACTCGCCCAACTGACAAACCCTTGCGTTTGCCTCTCCAGGATGTCTATAAAATTGGTG GTATTGGTACTGTACCTGTGGGTCGTGTGGAGACTGGTGTTCTCAAACCTGGCATGGTGGTCACCTTTGCTCCAGTCAATGTAACAACTGAGGTGAAGTCCGTAGAAATGCACCATGAAGCATTGAGTGAAGCCCTTCCTGGGGACAATGTGGGCTTCAATGTCAAGAACGTGTCTGTCAAAGATGTCCGTCGTGGCAATGTGGCTGGTGACAGCAAAAATGATCCACCCATGGAAGCTGCTGGCTTCACAGCTCAG GTGATTATTTTGAACCATCCAGGCCAAATCAGTGCTGGATATGCACCTGTGCTGGATTGTCACACAGCTCACATTGCTTGCAAGTTTGCTGAGCTGAAGGAGAAGATTGATCGTCGTTCTGGGAAAAAGCTGGAAGATGGCCCTAAATTCTTGAAATCTGGTGACGCTGCCATCGTTGATATGGTTCCTGGCAAGCCTATGTGTGTCGAGAGCTTTTCTGATTATCCTCCCTTGG GCCGTTTTGCTGTGCGTGACATGAGACAGACAGTCGCTGTGGGTGTCATCAAAGCAGTGGACAAGAAGGCAGCTGGAGCTGGCAAGGTCACCAAGTCTGCCCAGAAAGCTCAGAAGGCTAAATGA